One genomic segment of Streptomyces liangshanensis includes these proteins:
- a CDS encoding MerR family transcriptional regulator translates to MTAGDSFGRLDDDDYPAYTMGRAAEILGTTQGFLRAVGEARLITPLRSAGGHRRYSRYQLRIAARARELVDQGTPIEAACRIVILEDQLEEARRINAEYRRTTEPADPTATA, encoded by the coding sequence ATGACCGCAGGCGACTCGTTCGGCCGTCTCGACGACGACGACTACCCCGCCTACACCATGGGCCGGGCGGCCGAGATACTCGGCACCACCCAGGGCTTCCTCCGCGCCGTCGGTGAAGCCCGCCTCATCACCCCGCTCCGCTCCGCCGGCGGGCACCGCCGCTACTCGCGCTACCAACTGCGCATCGCGGCCCGCGCCCGGGAACTGGTCGACCAGGGCACCCCCATCGAGGCCGCCTGCCGCATCGTGATCCTCGAAGACCAACTCGAAGAAGCCCGGCGCATCAACGCCGAATACCGCCGCACCACCGAACCCGCGGACCCGACAGCCACAGCCTGA
- a CDS encoding RNA polymerase sigma factor SigF has translation MPHPSTTPPRSRTAISDDDARTGGLPRIEDAEKITPRDARDLSRLFFDRLGVLEEGTPAYQYARNTLIEMNLSLVKFAARRFRNRADQMEDIVQVGTIGLIKAIDRFELSREVEFTTFAVPYIVGEIKRFFRDTSWAVHVPRRLQELRVELARAKDHLAVVLDRDPTVRELATHLELTEDEVIEGLVAANGYHSDSLDLPADPGTSSRGGTRTTSLADFVGTCDPAMELVEDFHSLAPLLATLGDRERLILELRFGQELTQAEIGERLGISQMHVSRLLSRTLTRLRAGLLVED, from the coding sequence ATGCCCCATCCGTCCACGACGCCGCCGCGGAGCCGGACAGCGATATCGGACGACGACGCCCGGACCGGCGGGCTGCCCCGGATCGAGGACGCGGAGAAGATCACGCCGAGGGACGCCAGGGACCTGTCGAGGCTGTTCTTCGACCGGTTGGGCGTGCTGGAGGAGGGCACCCCGGCGTACCAGTACGCCCGGAACACGCTCATCGAGATGAACCTGTCCCTGGTCAAGTTCGCGGCGCGGCGCTTCCGTAACCGCGCCGATCAGATGGAGGACATCGTCCAGGTGGGGACGATCGGGCTGATCAAGGCGATCGACCGGTTCGAACTGTCCCGCGAGGTCGAGTTCACCACCTTCGCCGTCCCGTACATCGTGGGCGAGATCAAGCGGTTCTTCCGTGACACCAGCTGGGCCGTGCACGTGCCCCGGCGTCTCCAGGAGCTGCGGGTCGAACTGGCGCGCGCCAAGGACCACTTGGCGGTCGTCCTGGACCGCGACCCCACCGTGCGCGAACTCGCCACGCACCTGGAGCTGACCGAGGACGAGGTCATCGAGGGCCTCGTCGCCGCGAACGGCTACCACAGCGACTCGCTCGACCTGCCCGCCGACCCCGGTACCAGCTCCCGGGGCGGCACGCGGACCACCTCCCTCGCCGACTTCGTGGGCACCTGCGACCCCGCCATGGAACTGGTCGAGGACTTCCACAGCCTCGCCCCGCTCCTGGCCACCCTCGGCGACCGCGAACGCCTCATCCTGGAACTGCGCTTCGGCCAGGAACTGACCCAGGCCGAGATCGGCGAACGCCTGGGCATCTCCCAGATGCACGTCTCCCGCCTCCTCTCGCGCACCCTGACCCGCCTCCGCGCCGGACTCCTTGTCGAGGACTGA
- a CDS encoding DUF2267 domain-containing protein, with amino-acid sequence MFQQSPVMTYEQMLERIRYEGAYSTRERADHAARAVLAGLGRQLTGQERAALAARLPLEAALVLTAQVPTAEPLTGWGFVKDLSARSGTSPAVARWDTGSVFSALATLAGPELLTGILAQLPAGYALLFGRAELVQAA; translated from the coding sequence ATGTTCCAGCAGTCCCCGGTGATGACGTACGAACAGATGCTGGAGAGGATCCGGTACGAGGGGGCCTACAGCACCCGGGAACGCGCCGACCACGCGGCACGTGCCGTGCTCGCCGGCCTGGGCCGGCAGCTGACCGGCCAGGAACGCGCCGCTCTCGCCGCGCGACTTCCCCTCGAGGCGGCCCTGGTCCTGACCGCTCAGGTGCCCACCGCCGAGCCACTCACCGGCTGGGGCTTCGTCAAGGACCTTTCCGCCCGGAGCGGGACCAGTCCCGCCGTCGCACGCTGGGACACCGGCTCCGTGTTCTCCGCTCTCGCCACCCTGGCGGGTCCCGAGCTGCTCACCGGCATCCTGGCCCAGCTCCCGGCCGGCTACGCGCTCCTGTTCGGCCGGGCGGAGCTGGTCCAGGCCGCCTGA
- a CDS encoding Hsp20/alpha crystallin family protein has product MLMRTDPFRELDRLTQQLMGPGTWSRPAAMPMDAYRDGDDYVVAFDLPGVAPDAIDVDVERNMLTVKAERRPAPRADAVQMELAERPLGVFSRQIVLADTLDTERIKADYDAGVLTLRIPIAERAKPRRISVNGPTTPREISG; this is encoded by the coding sequence ATGCTGATGCGCACTGATCCCTTCCGCGAACTCGACCGGCTCACGCAGCAGTTGATGGGCCCCGGCACCTGGTCGCGGCCGGCCGCGATGCCGATGGACGCCTATCGCGACGGCGACGACTACGTGGTGGCCTTCGACCTTCCCGGTGTCGCACCGGACGCGATCGACGTCGATGTCGAGAGGAACATGCTCACGGTCAAGGCGGAGCGGCGCCCGGCGCCCCGGGCCGACGCCGTCCAGATGGAACTGGCCGAGCGCCCGCTGGGCGTGTTCTCCCGCCAGATCGTCCTGGCGGACACGCTGGACACCGAACGGATCAAGGCCGACTACGACGCGGGAGTGCTGACGCTGCGCATCCCGATCGCCGAGCGCGCCAAGCCCCGCAGGATCAGCGTCAACGGGCCCACGACGCCCCGGGAGATCTCCGGCTGA
- the tal gene encoding transaldolase: MAGRRRSIMELIADKHVVGVATNPTIFASALSKGDRYNDQLTRLGAQGAQVDDAVLALTTDDVREGCRAFREVFRSSGGVDGRVSTEVDPRLARDTGATTAQAAALWEAVAEPNLFVKIPATREGLAAITAAIARGISVNVTLIFFLDRYRKVMGAYQSGLEQALEAGLDLSGIHSVASFFVSRVDTEVDRRLDALDSTQARELKGKAAVANARLAYQAYEQVVAEPRWQRLAAAGAHAQRPLWASTGVKNPDYPDTMYVSDLVIAGTVNTMPGATLTAFADHGTVPAHPPAAEDYAAAEAHLAVLGDAGVDFADVTDALEREGLEKFEASWAELGASVADEMRSGAGSAARAADGASNNVGSLAIYLNDHYTGATGGLELFQRAAGAKKGGKEEVVLTDPARQVEEDRDALAQIMADLGVSVDRTKVALGWVAEKAGRLKTNGHLFSRSPLSDVLEAEAMLLGVLGKAACWRSLRALAYTDRRLDAAKLDTLLERAEHQNAALEELRVAAVTRTLAPKTPPSN, encoded by the coding sequence GTGGCTGGGCGGCGCCGCTCCATCATGGAGCTGATCGCCGACAAGCACGTGGTCGGGGTCGCCACCAACCCCACGATCTTCGCCTCCGCACTGTCCAAGGGTGACCGCTACAACGACCAGCTGACTCGCCTGGGTGCTCAGGGGGCGCAGGTCGACGACGCGGTCTTGGCCTTGACCACCGATGACGTGCGCGAGGGCTGCCGGGCGTTCCGTGAGGTCTTCCGCAGCAGTGGCGGGGTCGACGGGCGGGTCTCGACCGAGGTCGATCCCAGGCTGGCCCGTGATACGGGGGCCACCACCGCACAGGCGGCCGCGCTGTGGGAGGCGGTGGCCGAGCCGAACCTGTTCGTGAAGATTCCGGCGACCCGTGAGGGATTGGCCGCGATCACCGCCGCCATCGCCCGGGGCATCAGCGTCAACGTCACGCTGATCTTTTTCCTGGACCGGTACCGGAAGGTGATGGGCGCCTACCAGAGCGGCCTGGAGCAGGCCCTGGAAGCGGGGCTCGACCTGTCGGGCATCCACTCGGTCGCCTCCTTCTTCGTCTCGCGCGTCGACACCGAGGTCGACCGCCGCCTCGACGCCCTCGACAGTACCCAAGCCCGGGAGCTCAAGGGCAAGGCCGCGGTCGCCAACGCCCGGCTGGCCTACCAGGCGTACGAGCAGGTGGTGGCCGAGCCGCGCTGGCAGCGCCTGGCCGCGGCCGGAGCCCATGCCCAGCGACCGCTGTGGGCGTCCACCGGAGTGAAGAACCCGGACTACCCGGACACGATGTACGTCAGCGACCTGGTCATCGCCGGCACGGTCAACACCATGCCCGGCGCCACGCTGACCGCGTTCGCCGACCACGGCACCGTGCCCGCCCACCCGCCGGCCGCCGAGGACTACGCCGCCGCCGAAGCCCACCTGGCGGTGCTGGGGGACGCCGGTGTCGACTTCGCGGATGTGACGGACGCTCTGGAGCGCGAGGGACTGGAGAAGTTCGAAGCCAGCTGGGCGGAGCTGGGGGCCTCGGTGGCAGACGAGATGCGCTCCGGCGCAGGGTCGGCGGCCCGGGCCGCCGACGGTGCCTCGAACAACGTCGGCTCGCTGGCGATCTACCTCAACGACCACTACACGGGTGCGACCGGCGGCCTGGAGCTCTTCCAGCGCGCCGCCGGCGCCAAGAAGGGCGGGAAAGAAGAAGTGGTCCTGACGGATCCGGCGCGTCAGGTGGAGGAGGACCGTGACGCGCTGGCACAGATCATGGCCGACCTGGGTGTCTCCGTCGACCGTACCAAGGTGGCCCTGGGCTGGGTCGCGGAGAAGGCCGGCCGCTTGAAGACCAACGGCCACCTCTTCTCCCGCTCCCCGCTCAGCGATGTCCTTGAAGCCGAGGCGATGCTTCTGGGCGTCCTGGGCAAGGCAGCGTGTTGGCGCAGCCTGCGCGCCCTGGCCTACACCGACAGGCGCCTGGACGCAGCGAAGCTGGACACCCTGCTGGAACGCGCCGAGCACCAGAACGCGGCCCTGGAAGAACTGCGGGTCGCGGCCGTCACCCGCACGCTGGCCCCCAAAACCCCGCCCAGCAACTGA